GAGACCCGCCGCGGTGAGCGGGCCGTGACCGCGTGCCCGGTAGGGGGTCCGCCCGGTTCCGCGGACCGGGTGGTCGTCGTCCCCGTCCCGGCGCGCGACGGGTTGCCCCACCGTCGTGGTGCTCCGCTGATGCGCTGACCTTGACCCCCGCCGCGACCGTCCCGAAGTGGAACGGTCTACCCCAGGATGCAGGCACACTCTGCACCGAACCAAGAACGGGCTCCAGCGAAGGTGCCGACCGCCTCCCCCCGCTGACGCACCTGGAGTTCCCGCCGTCCCGACCAGGAGGAACGTCATGACCGACACCGCCACCCAGATTAGCCCTACGAGTTCTGCACCCCGCTGGGACGACCTCGACGTCCTGACACACTGGCTGCAGGCGCTCAAGGAGGCCGTGTCCTCCCGCGACGGTGGCGCCATCGCCGACCTCTTCCAGGACGACGCGACGGCGCGCGACCTGCTAGTCACCGAGTGGGACTTCCGCAACGCGGTGGGCCGTGAGGAACTGAGCGGCTTCTTCCTCACCGACGACACCAGCGCCGTGGACTCGCTGACGCCGCGCCCCGTCAACAGGCTGTTCCCCGGCCAGGAGAACGGCCGCCGGACGCTCGGCGCCTTCCTGAAGTTCACGACCGGCCGGGGCGCCGGCGAGGGCTACGTCCGGCTGGTAGAGGGGCCCGACGGTGCCTGGACGGCCTCCTCGCTGGCGCTGTCGCTGTCCTCCCTCGACAGCCACCCGGAGCGTGTCGGAGAGCGGCGCCCCGACGGCCGGACCCACGGCCCCATCCTCGACCGCGTCGGGTGGGCCGAGCAGCTCGACCACGAGTTCACCCGGGAGGACCCCACCGTCGTCGTCCTCGGCGCTGGGCACAACGGCCTGATGCTCGCGGCGCGACTGCGCTCGCTGGGCATCAGGTCGCTCATCGTCGAACGCAACCAGCGGGTCGGCGACAACTGGCGCAAGCGGTACAGCACCCTGGCCCTGCACACCCCGATCGTCTCCGACCAGCTGCCCTACATCCCGTTCCCCCCCACCTGGACGCGCTTCACCCCCAAGGACAAGCTGGCGGACTTCCTGGAGTGCTACGCCACGCTGCTGGACCTGCCGGTGTGGACCGGCACGACCGCCAGCAACGTCCACCACGACCAGGCCCAGGGCCGCTGGTTGCTGGACGTCGTGCGCCCCGACGGGTCGCGGCGGTCCCTGAACGTCAAGCACCTGGTCTTCGCCACCGGCATGAACGGTGAACCAGCGATGCCCGACCTGCCGGGCGCCGACGAGTTCCTGGGCACCGTGATGCACGCGGTGGACTACCGCGGTCACCAGCCGTGGATCGGCAAGCGCGCCGTGGTGGTGGGTGCGGGCGTCAGCGGTCACGACCTGTCCCAGGACCTCGCCGAGCACGGCGTGGACGTCACGATGATCCAGCGCTCCCCCACGTACGTCATGAACACGTCGTCCTTCCACGCCGTCATGCACGCCAACCACGTGGCGGGCACCTACACCGCCGACGAAGCGGACCTGGTCAACGCGACCATCCCGTTCGGCGACCTGCCGCGCTTCGGCCCCGGTCAGGTCGCCGCGGCGAAGGCGATGGACAAGGAGCTCTTGGAACGGCTGGCGGCCGCAGGCTTCGAGCTCAGCGATGGTCCCGACGGCCAGGGGGTCCTCGGGCTGATCTTCGGGCACAACACGACCGGCTACTACTACAACGCCGGGGCCTCCGAACTGATCGCCGACGGCACCATCGGACTCCGCCACGGCAGCGTCACCGGCCTCGACCGGGACGGCGTGGTGCTGGACGACGGCAGCACCGTGCCGGCCGACCTGGTGGTCATGGCGGTGGGCTACCGCGGTCCGGGCACCGCAGCGCGCGAGGTCTTGGGCGAGGAGATCGCCGACCAGCTCGGGGAGTTCGCCGCCGTCGGCCCGGACCGGGAGTACGGCCGTCTGTTCCGCCGGTCCGGCATCGAGGGCCTGTGGTTCATGATCTCTCTGGGGATCGACAGCGGGCGCTTCTACTCCAAGCTGCTCGCCCTGCAGATCGCCGCTGCGGAGGCCGGCGAACTTTGAGCGGCGACCCGCAGCCCGGTCGACGACGGACGGGACGTCGTGGGCCGGGCAGCGGCCTCACGGGCACCACCCAGGCCGCTCCCGCAAGTCAACCATTGGAGTACATCTCGTGTTGTCCGTCGCCCTGGCCGCCAGCGGCGCACTCGTCTTCGGCGTCGCCGACTTCCTGGGGGCCTGGCGGCCCGTCGCACCCCCGCCGGCCGCGTGGTCGCCGTGTCCCAGGCGATCGGCGTGCTGCCGCTGGGTGTCCTGGTGGTCATGTCGTCGGCCCGCTTCGGGACCGGGGCCCTCATGTGGGGGGTCCTGGTGGGAGTGACGAACGCGCTGGGACTGGTGCTGTTCTACCGGGGCCTGGCCCAGGACTCCATGTCCACGGTGGCGCCGGTGACGACCCTGACGTCCGCGCTGGTCCCGTCGTCGGTGGGCTGGTGCTGAGGGACGGCCTGACGTTCCCGGGCTGGCTCGGTGTTGGCGCGGCTCTCGTTGCGATCATCCTGGTCAGCGCCGAGCACGGCCGGCTCCCCTCGGTGCACCAGCTGGTCCACGATGGCGCCACTGGCCGGGCGCTGGTCGCCCGCGCGTCCTTCGGGCTGTTCTTCGTCCTCGTCTCCCGGGCGGACGCCTCCAGCGGCGTCGCCCCCTCGCGGTCGCCCGCGTGTGCTCGATCGCGGTGATCGTGGCCCTGGGCGGGAAGCTGCTGCGTGCTCGGGCGCCGTCGTCGTCCTGGGTTCTGCTCGCCACCACAGGTATGGCGGGCGTGGCCGGCAACGTGCTGTTCCTGCACACGGCCCGGTCGGGCCGCTCAGCCTGAACGGAGTCGTCGTCTCCCTGTAGCCCGCCGCCACGGTAGTGCTCGCCCTCCTGGTGCTGCGTGAGAGGACGAGTCGCCTGCCGGTGTTGGGGTTCTTCTGGGCCCTGGTCGCCCTGGTGCTCATCGCTGGGAGGTGAGCCCGGATCACTGGAAGACGTCGCGACCCACCCCCTCGAGCACGCGCCGCACCGCCGGAGCCGTCTCCCCGGTGCGGTGCACGACCAGGAGGGCGCTGCGCAGCCGGAGGCCCCGCAGCCGGGCGTACGTGACCCCCGGCATGGACAGCCCCGAGACGCACTCGGGCACGAGGGCCACAGCGATCCCGGCCCCACAAGCGCCAGGGAGGCCAGGTAGTACCGCATGGCCCCTCACCCGCGGGGCGCCCAGCTCTCCCGCCCGCGCGACGACCGAAACCTCCGCTCGGGCGTCGTGCACCTCGCCGCAGGACGGCACAGCGAAGAGGGTACCCGCCAGAGCCGCGCGGGGGATGACCGAGAGCCGGGCGGCGGGGTGCTGGCGGGGCAACGCGATGAGCACATGCTCGCGGCGGACGACCGTGCTGGTCAACGGCTCCGGCAGCTCGGGACGCTCCCGGGGGATGCCGACGTCGATCTGGCCCACGAACCAACCGCCCGCAGCGCGACGTCGGGAACGTAGAACGTCATCGGCACGACGTCACCCCACCCGGCCCCGACCAAGATGGCGGCGCAGTGCGCGAAGACGTTGTGCTTGCGCTTGAGGGTCGACGGGGACGGTCGTCGTCCCCGCGTCGCACCCCACGACCACGGTGGACACCACTAAGGGTCCCCGCCGGGCCGCCGAGGGAGCGGGCTGCGGTGGGAGAAGGTTTCGATCCCGGCGGTCCGGCGGGCGGCGCCCTCCGCCGCCGACGCCGCCCGGGTCACGGGCGACCCTCCATCGGGGCGGGCCACCTCCGGGCGACCCACTGCTCGTGCTCCGGCCGGCGCGCCGCCGACAGCGGGAAGACCCCGAGGGTGCCCTCCCCTGGCCCACGCGCTGCACCGCCCACGTCTCCTCATCGTCCTGCTGCCAGGGCGTCCGGGGCGACCTCCTCGGCCAGGGCGGCCGAAACCACGACGCAGCCGCCGCCGTCACCGACGACGACGTCGCCGGGCACGACGAGGACCCCGGCGCAGCTGACCGGGCGGTCCACCTCGTAGTGCACGTGCCGGTAGCCGAACGTGGCTCCGTGGACGGCCTGGGCGTGCGCCGGCATGTATGGGCCCGCGAGCACATCGGAGTCGCGCACGGCCCTGTCGGTCATGGCGCCCGCGGCCTCGCGCTGCTGCAGGCCAGGTCCAGGAGGTCGCCCAGCGTGCCGGCGTCCGGAACCCCGCGGGCCTCGATCGCCGAAGAGGTCGAGCTCCCGGCCTCGACCCACGCCGCCTTCGCGACCCCGCTGCCCAATCACTCCAAGAGCGGGCGCAGCGGTGCGTTCAGGAAGGTTCCGGTCGGGTCCAAGCGACGCCGCAACCGCACGAAGTCGTCCCATCGGGGATAAAGGGTGCGGAAGAATTCCCTGTCCCGAAGGTAAGGCTGCTTGCCCCAGTGGGGCCGGGCAGGGAAGGGCGCCAATGCCTCGTCCGCGGCGTGGAAGAAGGGCCGGTTGTCCGGGCCCCACGTGCGACACAGGTTCACCGTGATCGACTCTTGTCCCTGCGTCGGGGATAGCCAGGCATCGTCGCCCGCGATCGTCCGCACCTCGAGGGGGAAAACATCGGGGAACTTCTCCAACAGTTCGAGACTGACCGCGAAGGCCTCCCGTGACCGCTCGAAGGGAATGTACGGCTCGATCTCCTCCCACGCCGGCTCGTACTGGTCGGGGTAGATGCGGTACGGGCGATTGATGCGCTGACCGGGACCGTCGCTGTCCACCGCGTCGAGGTCGACTGCGTCGTAGATGCGGACCAGTGTCGGATCGTCCGTCCCCTCGGGCACCGGCGGCAGGACCGCGGACATGTCGTACATCGGGCCGCGCACGAAGCTGAAGTGACGGTGAGCTCGCGTCTCCTCCTCCCACCGTTCGAGGACCTCGGCGAAGGGCCAAAACTCCAGGCGCTCAGCAATCTTGAAGATCGGCTCCAACTGGAGGTCAAGGCTGACGATCACGCCGAGAGTCCCGACCGCTGCACGCAGAGCTGGCAACCGCGGGTCGTTCGCCTCGAACCGTTCCACCTCACCGGAGGCGAGGACGACGTCGGCTCCGACGATCCCAGCCGACAGCATAGGAAGAGCGAGCCCCGAGCCATGCGTGGATGTACTCATCGCTCCCGCGATGGTCTGAGCGTCGATCGCACCTTGGTTGCGCAGCGTCAGCCCAGCGTCCCAAAGGGGCTCACCCAAGGCCGCGATGGTCGTCCCGGCGCCGATCGTCGCTTGATGGAGCGCGGGATCAATGGACGTGATTCCGCTGAGCGCTGAGATGTCGAGCACGATGCCATCGGTCGGCACGAGCGGGGCGAAGGAGTGACCGCTGCCGACCGGGCGAACCGTCACACCTCGTCGGGTGGCGTCAGCGACGATCTCACTGACGTGCTCGACGGACTGCGCTCGCAGGACCGCCTCAGGACGACAGCTTTCCGTGCCGGCCCAGTTCTCCCAGACCGCGGGGCTGCTGGACAACTCATACCGCCTTCCGTTGTCGACGGCTCACGCCCTGTCAGCCGCGGGTACGTCCCAGCGCTCACCACAGCACCTCCTGCGCTTGGTGATCCGTGCCAAGTTGGGACACTCCATTGCCGGGTCGGCAGCGTCGTTCTCGACTGAGCTCGCAGGAGCACCGGGTACGAAGCGTTTGCTCAATGGCACGCCTCGGGCGCCGTTTCGATGACCTGAGGCTCCAAGAGTTCGCCGGATGGCGGATGCGGAACCACAGAACCCTGTGACCCTTCACGCCACCCTCTGATGAAACCGTTCAGCCGGAGCAAACCTGCTGCATTCGGCCTGCGCTCGCCTCGCTCAACGACCCGCGTAGGCGAGACGCCCGTCCGCTACCAACTCTTTTCAGTAAGGCGTCGTGAGTTTGCGGTAGCAGATCAGTGCACAGGTCAGCTGCAGCAGGCCCAGGTGCGGATCAGCGCGGACTTCGGAGCGGATGCGCAGCCGCTTGAACTGGTGCAGCCAGGCGAAGCTGTGCCCCACGACCCAGCGGGTGCGCCCGAGTCCGAAGCCGTGGACGGCGCCGCGGCGGGCGATGCGCGGAACGATGCCACGTGCGCGCAGGGCGCGGCGGTAGACGTCGTAGTCGTAGCCCTGCTGATGTCACGGTCGGCGAACAGGTACCGCGGGCGCAGGCGGGCCCGGCCGCGGGTACCGCGCACGATGGGGAAGGCGTCGACCAGAGGCAGCAACGGTGTCACGTCGTGGCGGTTGCCGCCGGTGAGGGTCACGACCAGCGGAACACCACCGGCATCGGTGAGCAGGTGGTGCTTGGAGCCGTTGCGGGCCCGGTCTACCGGTGAGGGGCCGATGCGAGCCCCCCTTTGAGGGCCCGCACGTGCGAGCCGTCCACGACTGCGGTGTCCAGGTCCAGCTTGCCGGCGGCGCGCAGTTCATCGAGCAAGACCTGGTGCCGCTGAGGCCACACGCCGGCTTCGGTCCAGGCCCGCAGTCGCCGCCAGCACGTGACGCCGGAACAGCCGAACTGTTCGGTCGGTACCTGGCCCCAGGTGCAGCCGGTGATCAGGACGTGCACGATCCCGGCCAGCGCGGCGCGGTCATCGCGGGGCAGGCGGCCGGGGTGGTGGAAGCGGCGCGGAGGGCGCGATGGCAGCAAGGGCTGCACCCGCTGCCACAGCCCGTCGGGCACCGGCTCCGCGACTCGCTGCGGCACCACCTCATCGGTCATACCGGCGAGGCTGTAACAGCCTCAGCGGGCTCGCAACTCATAGTGGAATGAGCTGTAAGGCAGCCTCCAGGTCCAGCTTCCCGGCGACGCGCAGCTCCTCGAGCAGGACCTGGTGCAGCTGCGGCCAGACGTCGGCTTCGGTCCAGTCCCGTAGTCGCCGCCAGCACGTCACGCCGGAGCAGCCGAACTGCTCAGTCGGCACCTGGCCCCAGGTGCAGCCGATGGTCCGGACATGGGCGATGCCGGCTGACGCGGCGCGGTCGTTGCGCGGCAGGCGGCCGGGGCGGCGAAAGGGCGCGGTGGACGCTGCGGCAGCAACGGCTGCACCCGCCGCCACAGCCCGTCCGGCACCAGCCCCGCGATCTCTGCGGCACCACCTCGTCGGTCATGTCATCAAGGCTGTGATGACCACAGCCGTCCCGCAAGTCATGGTGGAATCAGCTATCAGACCGGTTGACCCCCCTCGAGTACGAGGCCATCGTGCCCGCGTCGGCCAGTCCGGCCGCGTGACGCAGCTGTCACCTGATCGTGCAGCAGACCCAGGGTCCACGTCATCGTGTTCAAGCGCGCCCGGCCCTGTGAACTCCACCCGACCTTACGCAAGAGAAGGACGCGTACGACGCATCACTGTGACATGTGTCCTCTCACCTGCGATGCAGGACGGACCGCACTGTCCCGTCGGACACTGAGGTCCACCGCCCTCTCGCGTCGTCATTGACGCGGTGGTCCGGTGCGGCAGCGACGACGTCATCGCCCTAGCGATCTCAGGAACGAACGTGCGCGATGGCGCCAATCTCGATGAGAGCGCCTTCGCCGCCGAGGCTAGCGACCCTGAACCCCGCCCGTGCGCGGTAGGGCGCGGTGAAGTGCTTGGACTTGACCGGCAGGAACCGTGGATCGGTCTCGGCCATGCCGCCCTTGTGGAACGTCTGGAGCTGCACGACGTCACGATGGTGGCGCCAGCCTCGTCCAGGATGCTCTTGAGCGCTTCCAGCACGAGTTCGGCCTGGCGAGCCCCGTCGGCCGGGATGGTGCCGTCGGCCTCGATCCCCAGCTGGCCAGACGCGAAGATGAGGTCTCCGACCCGAAGCCCTGGAGCGAGTCCAAAGGTGGCGAGTCCTCCTCGGATCCTGCGGGGGCCAGGTACATGAAGTTTTCCCTGGCGTTGTCGGTCATCGGAAGTGCCCCGTTCAGAGGGTGGAGGTTGAGCTGGACGAGTAGGTCTCGAGGACTGCCGCGGCGGCGGCTTCACCGGCCTGGACGGCACCTTCCATGTATCCGGTCCACGCCGCGGCCGCTTCGGTCCCGGCGAAGTGGATCGGGCCGACGGAGGCCGACAGGGCTTCGCCGACGGCACTTAGCACGCCCGGAGGCAGGTAGGTGACGGGGGCGCCCATGGTGTGGTCCACGACCGGCCAGTCGGTCTCGACTAGGCCAACGGAGCCGCCGCCTCGGGACCGAAGGCCTGGACCAGCAGGTTGACGAAGGCCGCCCGGCGGTCCTCGTGCGACTTCACCGCCCAGGTGTCGTAGAGGTATCCGCCGATGAAGCCCACCATCGTGGCGTTCTCGTCACCGGGGCGGGTCGCATCGTAAGCGAGGCAGCCCAGATCGGCATCGAACACCTCGCCGGACAAGTCTTGCTCGCGCCAGAACGGGGCCGCGTAGCGCAGTTGGAGCTTGACCTCGCGGCCCATCGGCGCACGGGACTGCAGCTGGCGACGTGCCGGGGGCAGCGCCGGCGTGAAACGCAGGGCGTTGGCCGCTGCGGGCGGGGCGGCGATGATCAGCGCGGGCGCACGGTAGGTCCCCGTGGTGGCGTGCACGACCGTCTCGGTGCCGGTCCACTTGACGGCGGTCGCCTGCGCGTCGGTGACGACCGTGATGCCGTCGAGCTCCGCGATCCGTTCGGAGATCTGCTGGGCTCCCCCCAGCCACAGCGCGTCCTGTGCGGAGACCTGCAGCGCCCGGATTCCTTCGCACTTGGCGACGAACTGGGCCATGAACAGCGCCGAAACCTCGGCGGGGTCGGCGCCGAAGTAGGCGCTCAGGTCCACCACGACGATGTGCAGGACGACGGGGTCTTCGACCCGGGCGGCGAGCCAGGCTCCAGCCGACTGGGCGTCCAGCGTCCGGTGCTCAGGCGAGTCCCAGGGGCCGACCGGCCCGACGGTCTTGGCGAGGTCGTCGATCAGCCCGTAGGCTTTGGCCAGCTTGGCGTCGAAGCCCTCTGATCCGGCCAGCGACGCCGGGTAGCCCCCGTCCGGGGCGTGCGTGAGACTGCCGTCGACGCGGAAGAGCATGCGACCGCCAGGCCGGGCGCTCACTGCGTGCAGGCCCAGCGCCTCCCCCAGCGCACGAGAGCGGTGGTGCGTCGCGCCGATGAACATCCCGCCGAAGTCGACTGGACCACCCTCGAACGTCTGGTCGGTGTGCGTCCGGCCACCGACGCGGTCTTTGGCCTCCAGCACAGTGACCTGGAGCCCCTGCTGGATCAGCGTGTAAGCGGCTGCGAGACCGGACAGGCCGGCGCCGACGACGAGAACGTCGGGGGTCGATGGGTTAGTCGAGTTCATGCAGTCTCATCCTCTTCCGGTCGATGCTCGAGGAGCAGCATCATTCGCCGCTGGACTAACGCTAGTTAGGGTCTGTTTCTGACATGTCTCAGTGCGGTAACAGCAAGCTAACGAACATCAGGAAGCCGAAAACTCCTCACCGGCGTGTCCACCTGCTTCGTGGGCGCGACGCACGCCACTTCGGCGCGAGGGCCAGCCGACCTTGCAGCAGCCACAGCGCGGTGAACCCGTGCACAGGCTGGGCATGAGAGCAGTTCCACCGAGCCTGGCAACAGCAACCTCGAGACCCACGTGGCGATCAAGCATGCAGCTTCGACGATCGTCTCCAGACCCACTGGGCCACCGTCCCAGCGGCTCCATGATCCGATCCCTGGCAAGACGGTCGAGATCCGCGACGTCGCCTGACGGAAGGTTCCTGGCAGCGCAGGGTGCTGCGATGTTCTCATGGACAGGTCGTCCTCCGCGGTGACCCGCGCCTTCACATTCCCCCGCATGGAGGTCGGAAGCTCGAGGCGATGCGATCGCTCGCCAGCAGCATGTGGAACATGCAGCTATCCGACACCTTGAGCCGAGTACGTACGTGGTAGCCGATAAGTCGGTCAAGAACCCGGCGACCGTCGATCCGACCGAGGGCGCCAAGGATCCCGATGTCCGCTACGTGCAGCAAAACCTCAGTGCGACCTAACTCACCCCGTCGCAGCCGCCAAAGAACGAGCTCTTCCCCGTAGCGGCCTGACAATCACGGCCAGCCACGTCATGCGGTCGCGCTCCGAGTGCAAGACGACCAGAACAGGAGCAGCGATCGTCCCCATCTCCCATGGTCAAGACCGTGCGGTCAAGACCCCGCGGAAACGTGCGGACATCAGTGATGACGACCCGGGCAACCCTCGACCAGCCACCTTTGACGTGACTGATCACTCGATCGACAGAACTCGTCACCGCTCGTGTAGCCTAACGACTGTTAGAACCGAGCACCGGAGGACGATGGTGCCCACCTGAATACCGACGGCAGCGATGGGCACTGTCCTTGCTCGTCGTGCTCCCGGGCTTGTCGATCTCCTCGTGGGTGGCCCGGACTCCCGCGATCCGCGACCTGCTGAGCGCTTCGACCGGTGAGATGGGTCTGGTGCTGGGCGGACGTTCGATGGGCTCGACACTCGGGGTGCTGACGTCCAGCGCCTGGATCGGGCGGTTCGACAACCACCGCGTCGTCCTGGTGGGCGGTGCCGTCATGGCTGTCAGCCTTCCCCTCATCGGTACCGTCGCTGCGCTCGCGACCACCGCG
This Kineococcus aurantiacus DNA region includes the following protein-coding sequences:
- a CDS encoding flavin-containing monooxygenase is translated as MTDTATQISPTSSAPRWDDLDVLTHWLQALKEAVSSRDGGAIADLFQDDATARDLLVTEWDFRNAVGREELSGFFLTDDTSAVDSLTPRPVNRLFPGQENGRRTLGAFLKFTTGRGAGEGYVRLVEGPDGAWTASSLALSLSSLDSHPERVGERRPDGRTHGPILDRVGWAEQLDHEFTREDPTVVVLGAGHNGLMLAARLRSLGIRSLIVERNQRVGDNWRKRYSTLALHTPIVSDQLPYIPFPPTWTRFTPKDKLADFLECYATLLDLPVWTGTTASNVHHDQAQGRWLLDVVRPDGSRRSLNVKHLVFATGMNGEPAMPDLPGADEFLGTVMHAVDYRGHQPWIGKRAVVVGAGVSGHDLSQDLAEHGVDVTMIQRSPTYVMNTSSFHAVMHANHVAGTYTADEADLVNATIPFGDLPRFGPGQVAAAKAMDKELLERLAAAGFELSDGPDGQGVLGLIFGHNTTGYYYNAGASELIADGTIGLRHGSVTGLDRDGVVLDDGSTVPADLVVMAVGYRGPGTAAREVLGEEIADQLGEFAAVGPDREYGRLFRRSGIEGLWFMISLGIDSGRFYSKLLALQIAAAEAGEL
- a CDS encoding LysR substrate-binding domain-containing protein, encoding MGQIDVGIPRERPELPEPLTSTVVRREHVLIALPRQHPAARLSVIPRAALAGTLFAVPSCGEVHDARAEVSVVARAGELGAPRVRGHAVLPGLPGACGAGIAVALVPECVSGLSMPGVTYARLRGLRLRSALLVVHRTGETAPAVRRVLEGVGRDVFQ
- a CDS encoding FAD-binding protein — its product is MSSSPAVWENWAGTESCRPEAVLRAQSVEHVSEIVADATRRGVTVRPVGSGHSFAPLVPTDGIVLDISALSGITSIDPALHQATIGAGTTIAALGEPLWDAGLTLRNQGAIDAQTIAGAMSTSTHGSGLALPMLSAGIVGADVVLASGEVERFEANDPRLPALRAAVGTLGVIVSLDLQLEPIFKIAERLEFWPFAEVLERWEEETRAHRHFSFVRGPMYDMSAVLPPVPEGTDDPTLVRIYDAVDLDAVDSDGPGQRINRPYRIYPDQYEPAWEEIEPYIPFERSREAFAVSLELLEKFPDVFPLEVRTIAGDDAWLSPTQGQESITVNLCRTWGPDNRPFFHAADEALAPFPARPHWGKQPYLRDREFFRTLYPRWDDFVRLRRRLDPTGTFLNAPLRPLLE
- a CDS encoding FAD-dependent oxidoreductase translates to MDHTMGAPVTYLPPGVLSAVGEALSASVGPIHFAGTEAAAAWTGYMEGAVQAGEAAAAAVLETYSSSSTSTL
- a CDS encoding flavin monoamine oxidase family protein, which encodes MNSTNPSTPDVLVVGAGLSGLAAAYTLIQQGLQVTVLEAKDRVGGRTHTDQTFEGGPVDFGGMFIGATHHRSRALGEALGLHAVSARPGGRMLFRVDGSLTHAPDGGYPASLAGSEGFDAKLAKAYGLIDDLAKTVGPVGPWDSPEHRTLDAQSAGAWLAARVEDPVVLHIVVVDLSAYFGADPAEVSALFMAQFVAKCEGIRALQVSAQDALWLGGAQQISERIAELDGITVVTDAQATAVKWTGTETVVHATTGTYRAPALIIAAPPAAANALRFTPALPPARRQLQSRAPMGREVKLQLRYAAPFWREQDLSGEVFDADLGCLAYDATRPGDENATMVGFIGGYLYDTWAVKSHEDRRAAFVNLLVQAFGPEAAAPLA